Proteins from a genomic interval of Lacticaseibacillus pabuli:
- the gdhA gene encoding NADP-specific glutamate dehydrogenase: MTQATEYIDAVAATLKQRDPNQPEFQEAVGNFLKTITPVFEKHPEYIKANILARLTEPERAIQFQVPWQDDQGTMQVNRGFRVQFNSAIGPYKGGLRLHPSVNLSIVKFLGFEQIFKNSLTGLPIGGAKGGSDFNPKGKSDAEIMRFCQSFMTELQKYIGPDLDVPAGDIGVGGREIGYLYGQYKRLRGSERGVLTGKGLSYGGSLARTEATGYGLIYYTDAMLQANGDAINGKKILVSGAGNVAIYAIQKAQQRGAKVISASDSNGYVIDENGIDVDVLKQVKEVERGRMSDYAAKVPTAEYHEGSVWDADVQYDIALPCATQNEIDADRAARVIKNGAKAVAEGANMPSTPDAIAAYQKAGLLYGPAKAANAGGVAVSALEMSQNSRRLSDSFETVDGELKDIMETLFANSVAAAKEYGEDGNYLAGANIAGFTKVADAMLAQGW, encoded by the coding sequence ATGACGCAAGCCACAGAGTACATTGATGCAGTTGCAGCAACCCTCAAGCAGCGTGACCCGAATCAGCCTGAATTTCAGGAGGCGGTCGGCAACTTTTTGAAGACCATCACCCCTGTTTTTGAAAAGCACCCTGAGTATATCAAGGCGAATATTCTTGCACGGCTGACAGAACCTGAACGCGCAATTCAGTTCCAGGTGCCGTGGCAAGATGACCAGGGCACGATGCAAGTGAACCGTGGTTTCCGTGTGCAGTTCAACTCTGCAATCGGCCCCTACAAGGGCGGCTTGCGTTTGCACCCATCCGTGAACCTCAGTATCGTTAAGTTCCTTGGTTTTGAGCAAATCTTCAAGAACAGCCTGACTGGTCTGCCAATTGGTGGCGCCAAGGGTGGTTCTGACTTCAACCCTAAAGGCAAGTCTGATGCTGAAATCATGCGCTTCTGCCAGAGCTTCATGACTGAACTGCAGAAGTATATCGGGCCAGACCTCGACGTGCCAGCCGGTGATATCGGGGTCGGTGGCCGTGAAATTGGCTACCTATACGGCCAGTACAAGCGGCTGCGCGGCAGTGAACGCGGTGTTCTGACTGGTAAAGGCTTGTCTTACGGCGGTAGTCTTGCCCGTACCGAAGCCACCGGTTATGGTTTGATTTACTACACCGACGCGATGTTGCAGGCGAACGGAGATGCCATTAATGGTAAGAAGATTCTTGTTTCCGGTGCTGGGAACGTCGCCATTTACGCCATTCAAAAGGCGCAGCAGCGCGGTGCTAAGGTCATTTCTGCTTCTGATTCAAATGGCTATGTCATCGACGAAAACGGTATCGATGTGGATGTCCTCAAGCAGGTCAAGGAAGTTGAACGCGGCCGCATGAGCGACTACGCGGCCAAGGTCCCAACGGCTGAATATCATGAAGGCTCCGTTTGGGATGCTGATGTGCAGTATGACATTGCCTTGCCATGTGCGACCCAGAATGAAATTGACGCTGACCGGGCGGCACGTGTGATTAAAAATGGTGCCAAGGCCGTTGCTGAAGGGGCCAACATGCCAAGTACCCCTGATGCCATCGCGGCTTACCAGAAGGCGGGCTTGTTGTACGGCCCAGCTAAGGCTGCAAATGCCGGCGGGGTTGCGGTATCCGCACTCGAAATGAGCCAGAACTCCCGGCGTTTGTCTGACAGTTTCGAAACTGTCGACGGCGAGTTGAAGGACATCATGGAGACATTGTTTGCTAACAGTGTTGCAGCGGCTAAGGAATACGGCGAAGACGGCAACTATCTTGCCGGCGCGAACATTGCTGGCTTCACCAAGGTCGCTGACGCAATGCTGGCTCAGGGCTGGTAG
- the pyrE gene encoding orotate phosphoribosyltransferase has protein sequence MNEDIANLIASDLLDINAVTLRTNPPFTWASGIKSPIYTDNRLTIAYPRLREQIAAGLSQLIAKHYPDATVIGGVATAGIPHATLVAANLNLPLIYVRSKPKDHGQGKQTEGKLVATDKVVLIDDLISTGGSVLNAAKAVQAEGATVLGICGIFSYQLPDAVRNFKAAELNLDTLTDYDHLIDAAVAHGHLPVEELASVKKWRQDPWQWQGTK, from the coding sequence ATGAATGAAGATATTGCCAATTTGATTGCCAGCGATTTGCTCGACATCAACGCCGTGACGCTGCGGACCAACCCACCATTTACCTGGGCGAGCGGCATCAAGTCCCCTATCTACACGGACAACCGGCTCACCATCGCCTACCCGCGGTTACGTGAACAGATTGCGGCCGGATTGTCCCAGCTCATCGCCAAACACTACCCTGACGCCACCGTCATCGGCGGCGTGGCAACGGCAGGTATTCCGCACGCAACGCTGGTAGCAGCTAACTTGAACTTGCCGCTCATCTACGTGCGCTCCAAGCCTAAAGATCATGGTCAAGGTAAGCAGACCGAGGGCAAGCTGGTAGCAACGGATAAGGTCGTGCTGATTGATGACCTCATTTCAACTGGCGGCAGCGTCCTCAATGCAGCCAAGGCTGTCCAAGCAGAGGGCGCCACGGTGCTTGGCATCTGCGGTATCTTCAGCTACCAGTTGCCAGACGCCGTCCGCAACTTCAAGGCGGCCGAACTCAATCTGGATACGCTCACCGACTACGACCACCTCATCGATGCGGCGGTCGCACATGGCCACTTACCAGTTGAGGAACTCGCCAGCGTGAAGAAGTGGCGCCAGGATCCATGGCAGTGGCAGGGTACCAAGTAA
- a CDS encoding helix-turn-helix transcriptional regulator has translation MADQKQSSTLRIVKILLRLMQGEALSYEQLQAEYPKSLRTLQRDLTEIRTGLMEITPNKSLARVPDDQGRFQLKNDERADGDLSAALAIGNIVLASRSLVSSEKMALMRYLIQPLDCAERDLLKQYLVFPAGSYAPIASVRPLLENLERIAQLIVAHRHIAFTYQTDATAAPVRQHGQPLTIYFDDMYFYVVMQSDEHQGFWPYRVDYILQITASHRGQEVIHRQHFSLQGMRAESYHLALGPSRTITFRYWGNPQVTLDRLATARIIAHDATQHCVVIQAQVRFAGVKMWLLSQGDQLELLSPADLVADFRQTVKLMNQRYEE, from the coding sequence ATGGCAGATCAAAAGCAAAGCAGCACATTACGCATTGTGAAAATCTTGTTGCGTCTCATGCAAGGCGAAGCGCTAAGCTATGAGCAGCTGCAGGCTGAATACCCCAAAAGTTTGCGGACACTCCAACGAGATTTAACTGAGATTCGAACTGGCTTAATGGAAATTACCCCCAATAAATCATTGGCGCGCGTGCCAGATGATCAAGGTCGCTTCCAATTGAAAAATGATGAGCGCGCGGATGGTGATTTAAGTGCTGCGTTAGCGATTGGCAACATTGTATTGGCCAGCCGCAGCTTAGTTAGTTCAGAAAAGATGGCGTTGATGCGCTATCTTATCCAGCCGCTGGATTGTGCAGAACGGGATTTACTGAAGCAGTACCTCGTTTTTCCGGCGGGCAGTTACGCGCCAATCGCAAGCGTTCGCCCACTGCTCGAAAATTTGGAACGGATTGCACAATTAATTGTGGCACACCGGCACATCGCGTTTACTTATCAAACGGATGCGACAGCGGCGCCAGTCAGGCAACACGGGCAGCCGCTGACGATTTATTTTGATGACATGTACTTTTACGTTGTCATGCAAAGCGATGAACATCAAGGCTTTTGGCCGTATCGTGTGGACTACATTTTACAAATTACGGCCAGTCATCGGGGGCAAGAAGTGATTCATCGGCAACACTTCTCATTGCAGGGGATGCGCGCGGAATCCTATCACTTAGCGCTTGGTCCGTCGCGGACAATTACCTTTCGCTACTGGGGTAATCCGCAGGTGACACTGGACCGGCTGGCAACTGCGCGCATTATTGCACATGATGCGACGCAGCATTGCGTTGTCATTCAAGCACAGGTGCGCTTTGCAGGGGTCAAGATGTGGCTACTTAGTCAGGGTGACCAATTGGAATTACTGAGTCCAGCCGATTTGGTGGCTGATTTTCGGCAGACAGTAAAGTTGATGAATCAGCGTTATGAAGAATAA